Proteins co-encoded in one Juglans regia cultivar Chandler chromosome 16, Walnut 2.0, whole genome shotgun sequence genomic window:
- the LOC108987198 gene encoding RNA demethylase ALKBH10B isoform X2, whose product MAMPSGNVVLSDKMQFPSGGSVGVGGAGGGGGGGEIHQHYHRQWFPDERDGFISWLRGEFAAANAIIDSLCHHMRTVGDLGEYDNVIGCIQQRRCNWNPVLHMQQYFSVAEVIYALQQVAWRRQQRHSETLKAGGKDFKRSAVGIKPVQRIEAEKEWHNSSSESHGHDCNSLSGVVGSEKGNGGFETVEVGKLDDEYSSLGEERKDSGTKPLKNSSLKSSGSLEGIACGNLDSEAKVLEDVCTSSSKENQLQPEQNQNEKQNLATVPKTFVGTEMFEGKMVNVVDGLKNYEELFDDLEVQKLVSLVNDLRASGKRGKFQGQTYVVSKRPMKGHGREMIQLGLPIADAPPEEDNAVGTSKDRKIESIPSLLQDVIERILALQILTSKPDSCIIDFYNEGDHSQPHTFPSWFGRPVCILFLTHCEMTFGRLIKIDHPGDFRGSLKLSLAPGSLLVMQGKSTDFARHAIPSLRKQRILVTFTKSQPKKSTPNDGQRFPSPVVAPSSHWGPPPSRSPNHIRHHMAPKNYVAVPTTGVLPAPPIRPPNSIPPVFVPTPPAIPFPAPVPMPPGSTGWPAAPPRHPPPCFSVPGTGVFLPPPGSGNSSSPQLLQGTAGEVNISAETASLSEKENGSGKSNDSASPFPKGKSEGKTQRQDCNGSVDGTGSGRAMVKEEQQTVDNAVASQPAGAV is encoded by the exons ATGGCAATGCCATCGGGAAATGTGGTTCTATCGGACAAAATGCAGTTTCCGAGCGGTGGGAGTGTCGGTGTCGGTGGCGCTGGTGGCGGTGGAGGTGGGGGTGAGATCCACCAGCACTACCACCGACAGTGGTTCCCGGATGAGCGGGATGGGTTTATCTCGTGGCTGCGGGGCGAATTTGCCGCTGCCAATGCGATAATTGACTCTTTGTGTCACCATATGCGCACCGTGGGCGACCTGGGCGAGTACGATAATGTTATAGGGTGTATACAACAGAGGCGGTGTAATTGGAACCCGGTGCTACATATGCAGCAGTACTTTTCGGTGGCTGAGGTTATATATGCGTTGCAACAGGTAGCGTGGAGGAGGCAGCAGCGGCATTCTGAGACTTTGAAAGCCGGGGGTAAGGACTTTAAGAGATCTGCTGTGGGGATTAAGCCAGTGCAGAGGATTGAGGCTGAGAAGGAATGGCATAATTCTAGTTCAGAATCTCATGGCCATGATTGTAATTCATTGAGTGGTGTGGTGGGTTCTGAGAAAGGCAATGGGGGGTTTGAGACAGTTGAGGTTGGGAAGTTGGATGATGAGTATTCATCACTTGGAGAGGAGAGAAAAG ATTCTGGCACAAAGCCTCTAAAAAATAGCAGTCTGAAGAGTTCAGGAAGTTTGGAAGGAATTGCTTGTGGCAACTTAGACTCCGAAGCCAAGGTGTTAGAAGATGTATGCACGTCTAGTTCCAAAG AGAATCAATTGCAACCGGAACAAAATCAGAATGAGAAGCAGAATCTTGCTACCGTTCCTAAAACTTTTGTTGGCACTGAAATGTTCGAAGGGAAGATG gtTAACGTGGTTGACGGGCTGAAAAACTATGAAGAATTATTTGATGACTTGGAAGTTCAAAAGCTTGTTTCATTGGTAAATGATTTGAGGGCCTCaggaaaaagaggaaaatttcAAG GTCAGACGTATGTGGTCTCAAAGAGGCCTATGAAAGGACATGGAAGAGAGATGATTCAGCTAGGTCTTCCTATTGCAGATGCGCCTCCCGAAGAGGATAATGCAGTTGGAACCTCCAAAG ATCGGAAAATAGAATCCATCCCTTCCTTGCTACAAGATGTTATTGAACGCATTTTAGCCTTGCAAATTTTGACTTCGAAGCCAGACTCTTGCATTATTGATTTCTATAATGAG GGTGATCACTCACAGCCACACACGTTCCCTTCCTGGTTTGGGAGGCCTGTTTGCATCCTTTTTTTGACACACTGTGAAATGACTTTTGGAAGGTTAATTAAAATAGATCATCCTGGGGATTTTAGAGGATCGCTCAAGCTTTCTCTTGCACCTGG GTCTCTCCTAGTAATGCAAGGGAAATCTACAGATTTTGCACGGCATGCGATTCCCTCCCTCCGCAAACAAAGAATACTAGTTACTTTCACAAAGTCTCAACCAAAGAAATCCACACCTAATGATGGTCAACGTTTTCCTTCACCTGTGGTAGCGCCATCATCCCATTGGGGTCCCCCACCCAGTAGATCTCCCAATCATATTCGCCACCATATGGCACCAAAGAACTATGTTGCCGTTCCAACTACTGGTGTGCTGCCAGCCCCACCCATTCGTCCACCAAATAGCATCCCGCCAGTTTTTGTGCCCACTCCACCAGCCATTCCTTTCCCTGCACCAGTTCCCATGCCACCTGGTTCAACTGGATGGCCAGCTGCACCACCAAGGCATCCTCCACCTTGCTTCTCTGTTCCTGGCACTGGTGTTTTCCTTCCTCCACCCGGCTCTGGTAATTCTTCATCTCCTCAACTGTTACAAGGTACTGCAGGTGAGGTGAACATTTCTGCCGAGACGGCTTCCCTgtctgaaaaagaaaatggttcaGGGAAATCTAACGACAGTGCAAGTCCTTTCCCTAAAGGAAAATCAGAAGGGAAAACACAAAGGCAAGACTGTAATGGAAGTGTTGATGGAACTGGCAGTGGACGAGCAATGGTGAAGGAAGAACAGCAGACTGTTGACAATGCGGTGGCAAGCCAGCCAGCCGGAgcagtttag
- the LOC108987198 gene encoding RNA demethylase ALKBH10B isoform X1, which produces MAMPSGNVVLSDKMQFPSGGSVGVGGAGGGGGGGEIHQHYHRQWFPDERDGFISWLRGEFAAANAIIDSLCHHMRTVGDLGEYDNVIGCIQQRRCNWNPVLHMQQYFSVAEVIYALQQVAWRRQQRHSETLKAGGKDFKRSAVGIKPVQRIEAEKEWHNSSSESHGHDCNSLSGVVGSEKGNGGFETVEVGKLDDEYSSLGEERKDSGTKPLKNSSLKSSGSLEGIACGNLDSEAKVLEDVCTSSSKENQLQPEQNQNEKQNLATVPKTFVGTEMFEGKMVNVVDGLKNYEELFDDLEVQKLVSLVNDLRASGKRGKFQAGQTYVVSKRPMKGHGREMIQLGLPIADAPPEEDNAVGTSKDRKIESIPSLLQDVIERILALQILTSKPDSCIIDFYNEGDHSQPHTFPSWFGRPVCILFLTHCEMTFGRLIKIDHPGDFRGSLKLSLAPGSLLVMQGKSTDFARHAIPSLRKQRILVTFTKSQPKKSTPNDGQRFPSPVVAPSSHWGPPPSRSPNHIRHHMAPKNYVAVPTTGVLPAPPIRPPNSIPPVFVPTPPAIPFPAPVPMPPGSTGWPAAPPRHPPPCFSVPGTGVFLPPPGSGNSSSPQLLQGTAGEVNISAETASLSEKENGSGKSNDSASPFPKGKSEGKTQRQDCNGSVDGTGSGRAMVKEEQQTVDNAVASQPAGAV; this is translated from the exons ATGGCAATGCCATCGGGAAATGTGGTTCTATCGGACAAAATGCAGTTTCCGAGCGGTGGGAGTGTCGGTGTCGGTGGCGCTGGTGGCGGTGGAGGTGGGGGTGAGATCCACCAGCACTACCACCGACAGTGGTTCCCGGATGAGCGGGATGGGTTTATCTCGTGGCTGCGGGGCGAATTTGCCGCTGCCAATGCGATAATTGACTCTTTGTGTCACCATATGCGCACCGTGGGCGACCTGGGCGAGTACGATAATGTTATAGGGTGTATACAACAGAGGCGGTGTAATTGGAACCCGGTGCTACATATGCAGCAGTACTTTTCGGTGGCTGAGGTTATATATGCGTTGCAACAGGTAGCGTGGAGGAGGCAGCAGCGGCATTCTGAGACTTTGAAAGCCGGGGGTAAGGACTTTAAGAGATCTGCTGTGGGGATTAAGCCAGTGCAGAGGATTGAGGCTGAGAAGGAATGGCATAATTCTAGTTCAGAATCTCATGGCCATGATTGTAATTCATTGAGTGGTGTGGTGGGTTCTGAGAAAGGCAATGGGGGGTTTGAGACAGTTGAGGTTGGGAAGTTGGATGATGAGTATTCATCACTTGGAGAGGAGAGAAAAG ATTCTGGCACAAAGCCTCTAAAAAATAGCAGTCTGAAGAGTTCAGGAAGTTTGGAAGGAATTGCTTGTGGCAACTTAGACTCCGAAGCCAAGGTGTTAGAAGATGTATGCACGTCTAGTTCCAAAG AGAATCAATTGCAACCGGAACAAAATCAGAATGAGAAGCAGAATCTTGCTACCGTTCCTAAAACTTTTGTTGGCACTGAAATGTTCGAAGGGAAGATG gtTAACGTGGTTGACGGGCTGAAAAACTATGAAGAATTATTTGATGACTTGGAAGTTCAAAAGCTTGTTTCATTGGTAAATGATTTGAGGGCCTCaggaaaaagaggaaaatttcAAG CAGGTCAGACGTATGTGGTCTCAAAGAGGCCTATGAAAGGACATGGAAGAGAGATGATTCAGCTAGGTCTTCCTATTGCAGATGCGCCTCCCGAAGAGGATAATGCAGTTGGAACCTCCAAAG ATCGGAAAATAGAATCCATCCCTTCCTTGCTACAAGATGTTATTGAACGCATTTTAGCCTTGCAAATTTTGACTTCGAAGCCAGACTCTTGCATTATTGATTTCTATAATGAG GGTGATCACTCACAGCCACACACGTTCCCTTCCTGGTTTGGGAGGCCTGTTTGCATCCTTTTTTTGACACACTGTGAAATGACTTTTGGAAGGTTAATTAAAATAGATCATCCTGGGGATTTTAGAGGATCGCTCAAGCTTTCTCTTGCACCTGG GTCTCTCCTAGTAATGCAAGGGAAATCTACAGATTTTGCACGGCATGCGATTCCCTCCCTCCGCAAACAAAGAATACTAGTTACTTTCACAAAGTCTCAACCAAAGAAATCCACACCTAATGATGGTCAACGTTTTCCTTCACCTGTGGTAGCGCCATCATCCCATTGGGGTCCCCCACCCAGTAGATCTCCCAATCATATTCGCCACCATATGGCACCAAAGAACTATGTTGCCGTTCCAACTACTGGTGTGCTGCCAGCCCCACCCATTCGTCCACCAAATAGCATCCCGCCAGTTTTTGTGCCCACTCCACCAGCCATTCCTTTCCCTGCACCAGTTCCCATGCCACCTGGTTCAACTGGATGGCCAGCTGCACCACCAAGGCATCCTCCACCTTGCTTCTCTGTTCCTGGCACTGGTGTTTTCCTTCCTCCACCCGGCTCTGGTAATTCTTCATCTCCTCAACTGTTACAAGGTACTGCAGGTGAGGTGAACATTTCTGCCGAGACGGCTTCCCTgtctgaaaaagaaaatggttcaGGGAAATCTAACGACAGTGCAAGTCCTTTCCCTAAAGGAAAATCAGAAGGGAAAACACAAAGGCAAGACTGTAATGGAAGTGTTGATGGAACTGGCAGTGGACGAGCAATGGTGAAGGAAGAACAGCAGACTGTTGACAATGCGGTGGCAAGCCAGCCAGCCGGAgcagtttag